One Gossypium raimondii isolate GPD5lz chromosome 3, ASM2569854v1, whole genome shotgun sequence genomic window carries:
- the LOC128039960 gene encoding uncharacterized protein LOC128039960 — protein sequence MYVATIEENPRMNHLWKLNFDRASNVVGNGIGAVLVSPSGYHYPVASKLDFDCINNMAEYEACIIGIRVAIEHKIKVLKVYGDSALVIYQLKGEWETRDPKLISYLKEVLEFIDELDDITFCYLPRDENQMADALATLASMIQVNKLEDIKPIQMSIYEISAHCYHIEEEEKGDHP from the coding sequence atgtatgtggcaaccaTTGAAGAAAATCCCCGAATGAATCATTTATGGAAGCTAAACTTTGATAGGGCCTCAAATGTTGTgggcaatgggattggggcagttTTGGTATCCCCAAGCGGATATCATTATCCTGTTGCtagcaaattggattttgattgcataAACAATATGGCGGAATATGAAGCATGCATTATAGGTATTCGTGTAGCtattgaacataaaataaaagtgctGAAAGTGTATGGGGATTCTGCATTAgtaatataccaactcaaaggagaATGGGAAACAAGAGACCCTAAATTGATCAGCTATCTAAAGGAGGTTCTTGAATTTATTGATGAGCTTGATGACATCACTTTTTGTTACCTCCCACGAGACGAaaaccagatggctgatgcATTGGCTACTCTAGCTTCTATGATCCAAGTGAATAAGTTAGAGGACATAAAGCCTATTCAGATGAGCATTTATGAAATTTCAGCTCATTGTTACCATATTGAGGAAGAGGAAAAGGGTGACCATCCTTAG